A section of the Kribbella sp. HUAS MG21 genome encodes:
- a CDS encoding MBL fold metallo-hydrolase: MEITHIGGPTAVLNLGGLTFLIDPAFDEPREYQLPGRVMKKLIGPAIPAADLGHIDVALVSHDEHKDNLDDTGRALLPSIPTVLSTPGAATRIPGVRGLENWESVDLPRPDGGVITVTGVPALHGPEGAEAVLGVVTGFVLQGDGLPTVYVSGDNASLALVKEIADRFAPIDVAVLFAGAARTTLMDGAPLTLTSEDAVEAARLLDRATIVPVHTEGWTHFSEGPDQVVAAFREAGLEDRLNLLTHGVPTTLG, translated from the coding sequence ATGGAGATCACGCACATCGGCGGCCCGACCGCCGTCCTGAACCTCGGCGGCCTGACGTTCCTGATCGATCCGGCGTTCGACGAGCCCCGCGAGTACCAGCTGCCCGGCCGGGTGATGAAGAAGCTGATCGGCCCGGCGATCCCGGCCGCCGACCTCGGCCACATCGACGTCGCCCTGGTTTCGCACGACGAGCACAAGGACAACCTGGACGACACCGGCCGCGCCCTGCTGCCGTCGATCCCGACCGTCCTGTCGACGCCGGGCGCGGCCACCCGGATCCCCGGCGTCCGCGGCCTGGAGAACTGGGAGTCGGTGGACCTCCCCCGCCCGGACGGCGGCGTGATCACGGTGACCGGCGTCCCGGCGCTGCACGGCCCGGAAGGCGCCGAGGCGGTGCTCGGCGTGGTCACGGGCTTCGTCCTGCAGGGCGATGGGTTGCCGACCGTCTACGTCTCCGGCGACAACGCGTCGCTCGCGCTGGTGAAGGAGATCGCCGACCGCTTCGCACCGATCGACGTGGCGGTGCTGTTCGCCGGCGCGGCGCGCACGACGCTGATGGACGGCGCCCCGCTGACGCTGACCTCGGAGGACGCCGTCGAGGCCGCCCGGCTGCTCGACCGGGCGACGATCGTCCCGGTCCACACCGAAGGCTGGACCCACTTCAGCGAGGGCCCTGACCAGGTCGTCGCGGCCTTCCGCGAGGCCGGCCTGGAGGACCGCCTCAACCTGCTGACCCACGGCGTCCCGACAACCCTTGGTTGA
- a CDS encoding lamin tail domain-containing protein has translation MFARRFRTLFSAATAAVVLAGSAALAPLPAEAAITVVLSGIQYDPPGADTRTNAQLNNEFFTVRNLSTRPINLSGFRVLDAANHLFVFPRGYVLPGRSTVIVRTGKNRNRALTLYWNQSWYIWNNTGDTARFQTPAGKTFDTCTYKAVTGRYRVAC, from the coding sequence TTGTTCGCACGACGCTTCCGCACGCTCTTTTCCGCCGCCACGGCCGCTGTGGTGCTCGCCGGTTCGGCGGCGCTCGCACCGCTGCCGGCCGAGGCGGCGATCACCGTCGTCCTGAGCGGGATCCAGTACGACCCGCCGGGCGCCGACACCCGCACCAACGCCCAGCTGAACAACGAGTTCTTCACCGTCCGGAACCTCAGCACCCGGCCGATCAACCTGTCCGGGTTCCGGGTGCTGGACGCGGCGAACCACCTGTTCGTGTTCCCGCGCGGCTACGTCCTCCCGGGCCGCTCGACCGTCATCGTCCGGACCGGCAAGAACCGCAACCGCGCACTCACCCTGTACTGGAACCAGAGCTGGTACATCTGGAACAACACCGGCGACACCGCCCGCTTCCAGACGCCGGCCGGGAAGACCTTCGACACCTGCACCTACAAGGCCGTCACCGGTCGTTACCGCGTGGCCTGCTAG
- the galK gene encoding galactokinase — protein sequence MSFQDVFGTAPDGSWRAPGRVNLIGEHTDYNDGLVLPIALPNRILVTAARRDDGRIAVASSGHPGVVEFAIDELAPGSVGDWAAYPAGAAWILRESGYPIGGANLLVDSDLPSGAGLSSSAALLCATSVALLGLRDIEVDPAEVARLAQKAENQYVGAPVGLMDQMASMCCTAGHALFFDIRAMATDQIPFDPPADDLALLVVDVKAPHRHVDGEYAARRQSCEQAAAELGVPALRSIAFEDLDDALARLTDDVVRRRVRHVVTEIRRVEDAVTLMRAGKLREVGPLFTASHASLRDDFEITVPELDVAVDTALAAGALGARMTGGGFGGCIIALVEAAAAEPVLAAIEKAFAEHGFSAPAALNAPPSAGASRVS from the coding sequence GTGAGCTTCCAGGACGTTTTCGGTACCGCGCCCGACGGCAGCTGGCGCGCCCCGGGCCGGGTGAACCTGATCGGCGAGCACACCGACTACAACGACGGCCTGGTGCTGCCGATCGCGCTGCCGAACCGGATCCTGGTCACCGCCGCGCGGCGCGACGACGGCCGGATCGCGGTCGCCTCCAGCGGGCATCCGGGGGTGGTCGAGTTCGCGATCGACGAGCTCGCGCCGGGTTCGGTCGGCGACTGGGCGGCGTACCCGGCCGGTGCGGCCTGGATCCTGCGCGAGTCCGGCTACCCGATCGGCGGCGCGAACCTGCTGGTCGACTCGGACCTGCCGTCCGGCGCCGGGCTGTCGTCCTCGGCGGCGCTGCTCTGCGCCACCTCCGTCGCGCTGCTGGGCCTGCGGGACATCGAGGTCGACCCGGCCGAGGTCGCGCGGCTGGCCCAGAAGGCGGAGAACCAGTACGTCGGCGCGCCGGTCGGGCTGATGGACCAGATGGCGTCGATGTGCTGCACCGCGGGGCACGCGCTGTTCTTCGACATCCGCGCGATGGCCACCGACCAGATCCCGTTCGACCCGCCGGCCGACGACCTCGCGCTGCTGGTCGTCGACGTGAAGGCGCCGCACCGGCACGTCGACGGCGAGTACGCCGCCCGCCGGCAGAGCTGCGAGCAGGCGGCGGCCGAGCTCGGCGTCCCGGCGCTGCGGTCGATTGCGTTCGAGGACCTCGACGACGCACTGGCCCGGCTGACCGACGACGTCGTACGGCGTCGGGTGCGGCACGTCGTGACCGAGATCCGGCGGGTCGAGGACGCGGTCACGCTGATGCGGGCCGGGAAGCTGCGCGAGGTGGGCCCGCTGTTCACCGCGTCGCACGCCTCGCTGCGCGACGACTTCGAGATCACCGTGCCGGAGCTGGACGTCGCGGTCGACACCGCGCTCGCGGCCGGCGCGCTCGGCGCCCGGATGACCGGCGGCGGGTTCGGCGGCTGCATCATCGCGCTGGTCGAGGCGGCCGCGGCCGAGCCGGTCCTCGCCGCGATCGAGAAAGCGTTTGCGGAACACGGTTTCTCGGCACCGGCCGCGCTCAACGCGCCGCCGTCAGCCGGCGCCTCGCGCGTCAGCTGA
- a CDS encoding MFS transporter encodes MKVPLGRPYWVLWTAGAISFAGDGIMFGALPLLAASITRDPRIVSLSEAATNVGWLLLGLISGVMVDRWRRTSTMWIVDAIRAVVAGAFAAAVLSGLGTIPLLLVTAFLLGMLAPFFDNAASVVVTDVVVPAALERANGYSQASLLLLSNLIGPPLGAALFVLSRGLPVLLNAISFAVAALLVWMVRTSAPARVRAPDRHLGRELREGLVYLWRHKLLRTLCLLLTIVNGVAAGIVSILVLYVLEVLHLPEQGFGWLVAIYAVGGVAGAFVAPRLSRWLATSTNLVGAMLISSVAIIAFGVLGSFALVAVAAIVLGFGSTWWNVVSITLRQRVVPAELLGRVTAVYRMVAFCAAPLGAVGAGFLAHTTDLRTPYFALGLLQLAATAVSAPLIRREVRASADARGAG; translated from the coding sequence GTGAAGGTCCCGCTCGGCCGTCCGTACTGGGTGCTGTGGACCGCCGGGGCGATCTCGTTCGCCGGTGACGGCATCATGTTCGGGGCGCTGCCGCTGCTGGCCGCGTCGATCACCCGGGACCCGCGGATCGTCTCGCTCAGCGAGGCGGCCACGAACGTCGGCTGGCTGCTGCTCGGCCTGATCTCCGGCGTGATGGTGGATCGCTGGCGGCGTACGTCGACCATGTGGATCGTCGACGCGATCCGAGCCGTGGTGGCCGGCGCCTTCGCGGCGGCGGTGCTGTCAGGGCTCGGCACGATCCCGCTGCTGCTGGTGACCGCGTTCCTGCTCGGGATGCTGGCGCCGTTCTTCGACAACGCGGCGTCGGTCGTGGTGACCGATGTCGTCGTACCGGCGGCCCTCGAACGTGCCAACGGGTACAGCCAGGCTTCGCTGCTCCTGCTGAGCAATCTGATCGGTCCGCCGCTCGGCGCCGCGCTGTTCGTGCTGAGCCGCGGGCTTCCCGTGCTGCTGAACGCGATCTCGTTCGCGGTCGCGGCCCTGCTGGTGTGGATGGTCCGTACGTCGGCCCCGGCGCGCGTCCGGGCCCCGGACCGGCATCTCGGCCGGGAGCTCCGCGAAGGCCTGGTGTACCTGTGGCGCCACAAGCTGTTGCGGACGCTCTGCCTGCTGCTGACGATCGTCAACGGTGTCGCGGCGGGGATCGTGTCGATCCTCGTGCTCTACGTGCTCGAGGTGCTGCACCTGCCCGAGCAGGGATTCGGCTGGCTGGTCGCGATCTACGCAGTCGGTGGTGTCGCCGGCGCCTTCGTCGCGCCGCGGTTGTCGCGGTGGCTCGCGACCAGCACGAATCTGGTCGGCGCGATGCTGATCAGCAGCGTCGCGATCATCGCGTTCGGCGTGCTCGGCAGCTTCGCCCTGGTCGCGGTCGCCGCGATCGTGCTCGGCTTCGGCAGCACCTGGTGGAACGTCGTCTCGATCACCCTGCGGCAGCGGGTCGTCCCGGCCGAGTTGCTCGGCCGGGTGACCGCGGTCTACCGGATGGTGGCCTTCTGTGCCGCACCGTTGGGCGCGGTCGGCGCCGGTTTCCTCGCGCACACGACGGATCTGCGGACGCCGTACTTCGCCCTCGGCCTGCTGCAGCTCGCCGCCACCGCGGTGTCCGCGCCGCTGATCCGCCGCGAGGTGCGCGCGTCAGCTGACGCGCGAGGCGCCGGCTGA
- the galT gene encoding galactose-1-phosphate uridylyltransferase, which produces MKTPRGARRTDTRLSDGRELIYYDPADAPARVPLEDTRGLPAPQPQIELRTDPLTGDVISYATHRNTRTYLPPADQCPLCPSKPGNPTEIPDLDYNVAVFENRFPSFAGPGRTEVVCFTSDHNGSFTSLSQGQARLVVDTWADRTAELGARDDVELVFPFENRGREIGVTLSHPHGQLYAYPFVPPRMRTLLAQARKHQEVAGSNLFADVLAAERKDGTRVIGENATWTAFVPEAARWPVEVHLYPHRQVAGIDELTTGERDDFAELYLDVLQRLDGLYGDPLPYIAAWHQAPVRIDRELGYLHLEVLSIKRAADKIKYLAGSESGMGAFISDTRPEDVAETLRKVAP; this is translated from the coding sequence ATGAAGACACCGCGCGGTGCACGCCGGACCGACACCAGGCTGTCGGACGGCCGCGAGCTGATCTACTACGACCCGGCGGACGCGCCGGCCCGGGTGCCGCTCGAGGACACCCGCGGCCTGCCGGCCCCGCAGCCGCAGATCGAGCTCCGCACCGACCCGCTCACCGGTGACGTCATCTCCTACGCCACGCACCGCAACACCCGGACCTACCTGCCGCCGGCCGACCAGTGCCCGCTGTGCCCGAGCAAGCCCGGCAACCCGACCGAGATCCCGGACCTCGACTACAACGTCGCCGTCTTCGAGAACCGGTTCCCGTCCTTCGCCGGTCCCGGCCGGACCGAGGTGGTGTGCTTCACCAGCGACCACAACGGCTCGTTCACCAGCCTGTCGCAGGGCCAGGCCCGGCTGGTCGTCGACACCTGGGCCGACCGGACCGCCGAGCTCGGCGCCCGCGACGACGTCGAACTGGTCTTCCCGTTCGAGAACCGGGGCCGCGAGATCGGCGTCACACTCAGCCACCCGCACGGCCAGCTCTACGCCTACCCGTTCGTCCCGCCGCGGATGCGTACCCTGCTGGCGCAGGCCCGCAAGCACCAGGAGGTTGCCGGGAGCAACCTGTTCGCCGATGTGCTGGCCGCCGAGCGCAAGGACGGCACCCGGGTGATCGGCGAGAACGCCACCTGGACCGCGTTCGTCCCGGAGGCCGCGCGCTGGCCGGTCGAGGTGCACCTGTACCCGCACCGTCAGGTGGCGGGGATCGACGAGCTGACCACCGGCGAGCGCGACGACTTCGCCGAGCTGTACCTCGACGTCCTGCAGCGCCTCGACGGCCTGTACGGCGATCCGCTGCCCTACATCGCCGCCTGGCACCAGGCCCCGGTCCGGATCGACCGCGAGCTCGGCTACCTGCACCTGGAGGTGTTGTCGATCAAGCGCGCCGCGGACAAGATCAAGTACCTGGCCGGGTCGGAGTCCGGCATGGGCGCGTTCATCAGCGACACCAGGCCCGAGGACGTGGCCGAGACCCTGCGAAAGGTTGCCCCGTGA
- a CDS encoding DeoR/GlpR family DNA-binding transcription regulator yields the protein MNAAGAEAPRGRGGQLAAQRQATIVAEVNSRGAVTVAELVDRFGVSDMTIRRDLDALDSSGLLHKVHGGATSVGLRSAHEPGFDAKLTQESAAKQAIAAEAATRVQPDSAIGIGAGTTTYALARQLLRVENLTVVTNSARIADVFHGNGRSDRTVVLIGGIRTPSDALVGPIATAALASLHLDLLFLGAHGVDAEHGLSTPNLMEAETNRSFIAASREVVVVADHTKWGTVGLSTFANWSDLDVIVTDNGLSSAARKAMRDTGCELVIAS from the coding sequence GTGAACGCAGCCGGAGCAGAAGCGCCCCGCGGCCGCGGCGGCCAGCTGGCCGCCCAGCGGCAGGCGACGATCGTTGCCGAGGTCAACAGTCGGGGCGCGGTGACGGTGGCCGAGCTGGTCGACCGGTTCGGGGTCTCGGACATGACGATCCGCCGCGACCTGGACGCCCTGGACTCCAGCGGGCTGCTGCACAAGGTGCACGGCGGCGCGACGTCGGTCGGGCTGCGCAGTGCGCACGAGCCTGGTTTCGACGCCAAGCTGACGCAGGAGTCCGCGGCCAAGCAGGCGATCGCGGCCGAGGCCGCCACCCGGGTGCAACCGGACAGTGCGATCGGCATCGGGGCCGGTACCACGACGTACGCGCTGGCCCGCCAGCTGTTGCGGGTGGAGAACTTGACAGTTGTCACGAACTCGGCGCGGATCGCGGACGTCTTCCACGGCAACGGCCGCTCGGACCGCACCGTCGTGCTGATCGGCGGCATCCGGACCCCGTCCGACGCGCTGGTCGGCCCGATCGCGACTGCGGCGCTGGCCTCGCTGCACCTGGATCTGTTGTTCCTCGGGGCGCACGGCGTGGACGCCGAGCACGGGTTGAGTACGCCGAACCTGATGGAGGCCGAGACCAACCGGTCGTTCATCGCCGCGAGTCGTGAGGTGGTCGTGGTCGCGGACCACACCAAGTGGGGGACCGTCGGCCTGAGCACGTTCGCGAACTGGTCCGACCTGGACGTGATCGTCACCGACAACGGCTTGTCGTCCGCCGCCCGCAAGGCCATGCGCGACACGGGATGTGAACTCGTCATCGCGTCGTGA
- a CDS encoding helix-turn-helix domain-containing protein, whose product MRRVAVLAYPGMSPFHLSVPCLVLGERRGLPDRYDVLVCAEQPGSFGTSAGFGITVDHGLEAMERADVVVLPSWEPGLVASAVLLDAIRRAHARGATVVGLCLGAFLVAESGIAAGREVVTHWRFADELRSRYPELEVRADVLWSDQGDMVTSAGTAASLDCCLHLVRTHHGMEMAERVARDIVVAPHRSGSQAQYIPVPVPPDPADDVIEKAMVWARARLDQPVTLDEWAAAVAMSRRTFTRQFRARTGSSGQAWLLRQRLDRARLLLETTELSIERVATSSGFGSSDALRHHFHSVLGTTPQRHRQEFYSSTSKV is encoded by the coding sequence ATGCGTCGTGTCGCGGTCCTCGCGTATCCCGGGATGAGCCCGTTCCATCTGTCCGTACCGTGCCTGGTGCTCGGCGAGCGCCGCGGCCTCCCGGACCGGTACGACGTACTGGTCTGCGCCGAGCAGCCGGGATCGTTCGGGACCAGCGCCGGGTTCGGGATCACCGTCGACCACGGGCTCGAGGCGATGGAGCGGGCCGACGTCGTGGTGCTGCCGAGCTGGGAGCCCGGGCTGGTCGCGTCCGCCGTACTGCTGGACGCGATCCGGCGGGCGCACGCGCGGGGTGCGACCGTGGTCGGGTTGTGCCTCGGGGCGTTCCTGGTCGCGGAGAGCGGGATCGCGGCCGGGCGCGAGGTGGTCACGCACTGGCGGTTCGCCGACGAGCTGCGGTCGCGGTACCCGGAGCTCGAGGTGCGGGCCGACGTACTGTGGTCGGACCAGGGGGACATGGTGACCTCGGCCGGTACGGCGGCGTCGCTGGACTGCTGCCTGCACCTGGTGCGCACGCATCACGGGATGGAGATGGCGGAGCGGGTCGCCCGGGACATCGTGGTCGCGCCGCATCGCAGTGGTTCGCAGGCGCAGTACATCCCGGTGCCCGTGCCGCCGGACCCGGCCGACGACGTCATCGAGAAGGCGATGGTGTGGGCACGGGCGCGGCTCGACCAGCCGGTGACGCTCGACGAGTGGGCCGCGGCGGTGGCGATGTCGCGGCGTACGTTCACGCGGCAGTTCCGGGCGCGCACCGGGAGCTCCGGGCAGGCGTGGTTGCTGCGGCAGCGGCTGGACCGGGCGCGGTTGTTGCTGGAGACAACGGAGCTGTCGATCGAGCGGGTGGCTACGTCGAGCGGCTTCGGGAGCAGTGACGCGTTGCGGCACCACTTCCACAGCGTGTTGGGTACGACGCCGCAACGGCATCGGCAGGAGTTCTACAGCAGCACGAGCAAGGTGTAG
- a CDS encoding CAP domain-containing protein, whose translation MTDSPTPRRHRGSRRAPRRSRGLVGPIVSALSVLVAIGPVVWLMSRDTSQVDDATKVLNVSEDTRVDGGSAVEGTTAGVPLITVTKTLPDGRTTTAVVGPPAVGSAPTQTTGTPASSGTPDGTPSSMPATTGTPSTLTTPTAPTVGVTTVTVSPTAPRSTRGQTARPKPTKTVSTTVPTRTPTTTRSTEPTPSDTPEPPTGGGGTNAQEQQVLEYTNRIREQQGCRALRLDSALVEAAGKHASDMVRRHYMDHTNPDGEDPGERMAAAGYRGSSWGENIAAGYDSAQKVVAAWMQSEGHRKNILNCRFTTIGIGYDPGQVKSGYGPGSWVQDFGRS comes from the coding sequence ATGACGGATTCGCCCACCCCCCGGCGGCACCGCGGCAGTAGACGAGCTCCCCGGCGGAGCCGTGGCCTGGTCGGCCCGATCGTCAGCGCGCTGTCGGTGCTGGTCGCGATCGGCCCGGTCGTCTGGCTGATGTCCCGCGACACCTCGCAGGTCGACGACGCCACCAAGGTGCTGAACGTCTCCGAGGACACCCGCGTCGACGGCGGCTCCGCGGTCGAGGGCACCACCGCCGGCGTGCCGCTGATCACCGTGACCAAGACGCTCCCGGACGGCCGGACGACCACTGCGGTCGTCGGTCCGCCGGCGGTCGGCTCCGCGCCGACCCAGACGACCGGCACGCCTGCCAGCTCGGGTACGCCGGACGGCACGCCGAGCAGTATGCCGGCCACCACGGGTACGCCGAGCACCCTGACCACACCGACGGCGCCGACGGTCGGCGTGACGACGGTGACCGTGTCGCCGACGGCGCCCCGCAGTACGCGCGGTCAGACGGCCCGGCCGAAGCCGACCAAGACCGTCAGTACTACGGTGCCGACGCGGACGCCGACCACGACCCGCAGTACCGAACCGACGCCGAGCGACACCCCGGAGCCGCCGACGGGCGGCGGCGGGACGAACGCGCAGGAACAGCAGGTCCTCGAGTACACCAACCGGATCCGCGAGCAGCAGGGCTGCCGGGCGCTCCGGCTGGACAGTGCGCTGGTCGAGGCGGCCGGGAAGCACGCGTCGGACATGGTCCGGCGGCACTACATGGACCACACCAACCCCGACGGTGAGGACCCCGGCGAACGGATGGCCGCCGCCGGGTACCGCGGGTCGAGCTGGGGCGAGAACATCGCGGCCGGCTACGACAGCGCACAGAAGGTGGTCGCGGCCTGGATGCAGAGCGAGGGCCACCGGAAGAACATCCTGAACTGCCGGTTCACCACGATCGGCATCGGGTACGACCCCGGCCAGGTCAAGTCCGGGTACGGACCGGGCAGCTGGGTCCAGGACTTCGGCCGTAGCTGA
- a CDS encoding CAP domain-containing protein, with product MLTLTNQERAKAGCGPLRTNKALTTAAEAHAADMVAQHYFAHDSLDGRSPFDRMKAAGFTGGAMAENIAVGYSSAAAVVEGWMNSDGHRKNILNCEYTMIGIGYDSGVVKPEWGNGSWVQNFGA from the coding sequence GTGCTGACGCTGACCAACCAGGAGCGCGCGAAGGCCGGGTGCGGGCCGTTGCGGACCAACAAGGCGCTGACCACCGCGGCCGAGGCGCACGCCGCCGACATGGTCGCCCAGCACTACTTCGCGCACGACAGCCTGGACGGCCGCAGCCCGTTCGACCGGATGAAGGCGGCCGGGTTCACCGGCGGCGCGATGGCCGAGAACATCGCCGTGGGCTACTCCAGCGCCGCGGCCGTGGTCGAGGGCTGGATGAACAGCGACGGCCACCGGAAGAACATCCTGAACTGCGAGTACACGATGATCGGCATCGGGTACGACAGCGGCGTGGTGAAACCCGAGTGGGGCAACGGGAGCTGGGTGCAGAACTTCGGGGCCTGA
- a CDS encoding GNAT family N-acetyltransferase yields the protein MRFPEDVPVLSDGAVTLRAHTADDVEPAYRMCQDPVMQQWTTIPVPYLREHAVSFLTEQIPAGWRDNTMWAWAIEYDGTYVGTIDLRDGEGGVGEVGFAVSPEVRGRGVMTTALKLAVRYAFDGLGWDRVIWRAYVGNFASRRVAWKAGFGGLVTIPGGGRSRGVRKDEWVASVGKDDELAPRTPWWTIPVLEGGAIRLRELRESDAQRAMEACSDERTQHWLTGMPSPYLLDDAKAFIGSRPDEAAAGQAVPWAIADAVTDELLGNISIFGLNNRMDRAVGEIGYWMHPDARGRKVMSTAVGLAIGHAFRPVEDGGLGRLRLVLKCAATNTASAHVAEINGFTRVGNERRADPRRDGTRDDLLTYDLLAEEYAAR from the coding sequence ATGCGATTCCCCGAGGACGTCCCAGTGCTGAGCGACGGCGCGGTGACCCTGCGTGCGCACACGGCCGACGACGTGGAACCGGCGTACCGGATGTGCCAGGACCCGGTGATGCAGCAGTGGACCACCATTCCGGTCCCGTACCTGCGCGAGCACGCGGTGAGCTTCCTGACCGAGCAGATCCCGGCCGGCTGGCGCGACAACACCATGTGGGCCTGGGCCATTGAGTACGACGGGACGTACGTCGGCACCATCGACCTGCGCGACGGCGAGGGCGGTGTCGGCGAGGTCGGCTTCGCGGTGTCGCCGGAGGTCCGCGGCCGCGGCGTGATGACGACCGCGCTGAAGCTGGCGGTCCGGTACGCGTTCGACGGCCTCGGCTGGGACCGGGTGATCTGGCGGGCGTACGTCGGCAACTTCGCGAGCCGGCGGGTGGCATGGAAGGCCGGATTCGGCGGCCTGGTGACGATTCCGGGCGGCGGCCGGTCACGCGGCGTCCGGAAGGACGAGTGGGTCGCGTCGGTCGGCAAGGACGACGAGCTCGCGCCCCGGACCCCGTGGTGGACGATCCCGGTCCTGGAGGGCGGCGCGATCCGGCTGCGGGAGCTGCGCGAGTCCGACGCCCAGCGGGCGATGGAGGCGTGCTCCGACGAGCGGACCCAGCACTGGCTGACCGGTATGCCGTCGCCGTACCTGCTCGACGACGCGAAGGCGTTCATCGGGAGCCGTCCGGACGAGGCGGCGGCCGGCCAGGCGGTGCCGTGGGCGATCGCCGACGCGGTGACCGACGAACTGCTCGGCAACATCAGCATCTTCGGCCTGAACAACCGGATGGACCGGGCCGTCGGCGAGATCGGGTACTGGATGCACCCGGACGCGCGCGGCCGCAAGGTGATGTCGACGGCGGTCGGGCTGGCGATCGGGCACGCGTTCCGGCCGGTGGAGGACGGCGGGCTGGGCCGCCTGCGGCTGGTGCTCAAGTGCGCCGCCACCAACACCGCGTCCGCGCACGTTGCCGAGATCAACGGCTTCACCCGCGTCGGGAACGAACGCCGGGCCGACCCGCGCCGCGACGGCACCCGCGACGATCTCCTCACCTACGACCTGCTCGCCGAGGAGTACGCCGCCCGCTGA
- a CDS encoding MOSC N-terminal beta barrel domain-containing protein has protein sequence MSVAKVAALAYYPVKGLAGVSVESAEVGPTGLLNDRLFMLVEPDGTFLSQRKLPAMATLHAALSGDALRLSAAGAPDLEAEIRYDGKRRDVSLFGKWFGQGVAQDPAVDAWFTDRLGTPAALVRVTPEHERPGWGAHRGLTGFGDAHALMITSQASLDGLNARILERGGDAVPMNRFRPNLVISGWTEPHTEDRVLRMTAGAVAIGYSARGIRCAVPTVDQATGVRSGPEPTRTLATYRREPAYGGGVSFGIKAAVLAPGNIRVGDEIAVQEWIPDGADPAPALR, from the coding sequence GTGTCTGTCGCGAAGGTTGCCGCCCTGGCCTACTACCCGGTGAAGGGCCTCGCCGGGGTCTCCGTCGAATCCGCCGAGGTCGGCCCGACCGGCCTGCTGAACGACCGGCTGTTCATGCTCGTCGAGCCGGACGGCACGTTCCTCAGCCAGCGCAAGCTCCCCGCGATGGCGACGCTGCACGCGGCGCTGTCCGGTGACGCGCTGCGGCTGTCGGCGGCCGGCGCGCCGGACCTCGAAGCCGAGATCCGGTACGACGGGAAGCGCCGCGACGTCAGCCTCTTCGGGAAGTGGTTCGGCCAGGGCGTGGCGCAGGATCCGGCCGTGGACGCGTGGTTCACGGACCGGCTCGGTACGCCGGCCGCGCTGGTCCGGGTGACGCCCGAGCACGAGAGGCCCGGCTGGGGTGCGCACCGCGGGCTGACCGGGTTCGGGGACGCGCACGCGCTGATGATCACCTCGCAGGCGTCCCTCGACGGGCTGAACGCGCGCATCCTCGAGCGCGGCGGCGACGCGGTCCCGATGAACCGCTTCCGGCCGAACCTGGTGATCTCCGGGTGGACCGAGCCGCACACCGAGGACCGGGTGCTCCGGATGACCGCCGGCGCGGTCGCGATCGGGTATTCGGCGCGCGGCATCCGGTGCGCCGTACCGACCGTCGACCAGGCCACCGGTGTGAGGTCCGGGCCGGAGCCGACCCGGACGCTGGCGACGTACCGGCGCGAACCGGCGTACGGCGGCGGGGTCAGCTTCGGGATCAAGGCCGCGGTGCTTGCCCCCGGCAACATCCGGGTGGGCGACGAGATCGCCGTCCAGGAATGGATCCCGGACGGCGCCGATCCCGCGCCTGCCCTGCGCTAG
- a CDS encoding GNAT family N-acetyltransferase, producing the protein MRDREELVRRWQAGWSVSRGWTTVEEDNDGILIVRAGEESRPTEYVVLDADDKPERVERAAQLALADGGGRGSGWITLATDDKEARIEQLEQLGLEVQQDQDWLMTIQLSEQPALKLHERYALHTELEDDLIITRATLHGGVVSSGRMAVVGEDAVADRIETDPAHRRRGLGSAVMASLVEAAAAKGAKRGILIASIDGLRLYRSLGWKVVADIVIARSR; encoded by the coding sequence GTGAGAGATCGTGAGGAACTCGTCCGCCGTTGGCAGGCCGGGTGGTCCGTCTCGCGGGGCTGGACCACGGTTGAGGAGGACAACGACGGAATCCTGATCGTCCGGGCAGGCGAGGAGAGCCGGCCGACGGAGTACGTCGTACTCGACGCCGACGACAAGCCGGAACGGGTGGAACGCGCCGCGCAGCTGGCGCTCGCCGACGGCGGCGGCCGCGGATCCGGCTGGATCACGCTGGCCACCGACGACAAGGAAGCCCGCATCGAGCAGCTGGAACAGCTCGGCCTCGAGGTCCAGCAGGACCAGGACTGGCTGATGACCATCCAGCTGTCCGAGCAGCCCGCGTTGAAGCTGCACGAGCGCTACGCGCTGCACACCGAGCTCGAGGACGACCTGATCATCACCCGCGCCACGTTGCACGGCGGAGTGGTGTCGAGCGGCCGGATGGCCGTGGTCGGCGAGGATGCGGTCGCGGACCGGATCGAGACCGATCCGGCGCACCGGCGGCGCGGGCTCGGCAGCGCGGTGATGGCGTCGCTGGTGGAGGCGGCCGCGGCGAAGGGCGCCAAGCGCGGCATCCTGATCGCGTCGATCGACGGCCTGCGGCTGTACCGGAGCCTGGGCTGGAAGGTCGTCGCCGACATCGTCATCGCGCGCTCGCGGTGA